The sequence below is a genomic window from Thermoflexus sp..
AGACGGGCGTTCTCAATCGCAGCCGCCGCTTGCGTGGCCACGATGGTCAGCAGACGCTCATGCTCCGGCTGGAAGGCGTTAGGGATCTCATGGTCCACCGAGAGAGCGCCGATCACCCGATCGCCAACCATCAGGGGGACACACAGCAACGAGCGGACCGAGGGATCGAACACCACGAAACGGGGATCCTCCCGGGTGTCCGGGACATAGATCGGGCGCTTCTGCTGGACGACCTGGCCGGCGATCCCCTCGCCGATCCGCAGGCGGGCCTCCTGCCGCCAGCGATCCTTGACCCCGGCAGCGGCCCGGATCTCCAGCAGCTCCGTGCGAGGATTGAACAGCATGATATTCGCCGCCCGACAATGAAGGACCTCCCGCAGGGTCATCACCACCGAATCCAGCAGGATCCCCAGATCCAGCGTGGTGCTCATGCGGCGGGCGAACTCATACAGCGTGGTGACCTCTCGCAGACGCTGGGCCGTCTCGCGGTAAAGGCGGGCGTTTTCCAGGATCACCGCCAGATGGCCCGCCAGGGTGGTCATCAGGCGCAGATCCTCCTCCGTGAACGCGTTCAGGCGCGGGCTCTCAGCGTTGAGCACACCGATGACCCGGTTCTCGATCTTCATCGGGACGGCCAGCTCAGAGCGGGTGCCAGGTTCCGCCTCCACATAATCCGGATCCTGCGTGACATCCGGGACCAGAGCGGGGATCCCTGTCCGGGCCACCCGGCCGGTGATCCCCTGATGGATCGTGAGAGGAGCGGAGATCGCCTGCTCGGAGAACCCGTAATGCCCGAAGCTGCGGAGGCAGCCCGTTTCCTCCTCCAGCAACAGGCATTCCACCGCTTCAAAGCCCAGCGTTCGCTGGATGGCGAGGAGAGCCTGATGGACCACGCGCTCCGGATCCAGCGTGGCCGTCGCCGCCGTGATCACCTCGTAGAGGACGCTCAGCTCATTCAGGCGACGACGAACCTGATGGAAGAGCCGTGCGTTCTCCAGGGCGATCGCCAGCTGCCCGGCAAGGGCGCTGAGCAGACGGACGTGATCATCCCGAAAAGCCCCCGGTTCGGAGCTCTGGACATCCAGGACGCCGATCAGGCGATCCCCCAGCAAAAGGGGAACGGCCAGCTCCGCCCGGGTCTGGGGGATCCGCGGCAGGTATCCCTCATCCTCCTGGACATCCGACACCCGCACCGGGGATCGGGTCGCCGCAGCGCGTCCCACCACGCCCTCCCCCAACCGCAGGCGATGGACACGCCGGGCTTCTTCCTCTCGCTCACCTGTTCGATACCGCACCAGCCAATTCGGGTCAGCAGGATCCGTCAGGAAGAGAGCGACAAACTCAAAGGCCGGCTCCTCCTGAAGCAACCGGAGAATCTGACGGACCAGCGCATCGAAATCCGTGAGGCGAACAGCAATTGCGGAAGCCCGATGGAGGATTTCCAGCTCCCGCAGGCGGCTCATGGCCTCCTCATACAGGCGGGCGTTGGCAATCGCCACCGCCATCTGATCGACGATGGTGTTGAGCCAGCGGAGCTCATCCGCGCCGAACAGACGAGGGGATTCAAACACCACGTGCAGAGCGCCGATCACCCGGCCTGCATGCCGGAGCGGGAACGCCGCAATGGCCCCGATCCCCCAGGCCTGCGCCTCAGGGTCATGGAACAGCGGATGCGCGGATGTGTCTGGGATCACCAACGGGCGTCCTGTTCGGACCACGGTCTCCGTGACCCCTTCCGGGCGCGGACGGGGTGCTTCGAGGAGAATCTCCCCTTCCCGCGTGAGGGTCATCCCGGAACGCCAGCGCTCCCCGCTCTCGCCGAGCAAATGGATGTATACCCGATCCGCGCGGGTATACTCCATCAAGTGCCGTCCTGCTGTCTCCAGCACCTGATGGAGGTCCAGCGTGGACGTGACCTGGGCGGCCATCTCCTGAAGGGCACTGAGTTCCGCGATCCGCTTCTGCGATTCTTCATAAAGCCGGGCGTTATGGAGCGCCAGGCTGATGTGATCGGCCAGCGAGCGAAAGATCGGCTCATCCTCACGCAAGAAAGCATGAGGGTGGACAGAGAAAAACGCGAGGACGCCGATGATCGAGCCCTCTATGCGAAGAGGAACTGCGATCATCGAGCGGATCGGATCGGTTCCTTCAGGTAGGAGAGAGAGATCCTCCTTATCCCTCAGGGCATCCGTTATCCACACCGTCGCATCCTGAACAAGGGCCCGGGCGAGAGGTCCTGTCATCGGCCGGACGCTGCCCTTCCTGAGGTATTCGGATAGCCAGCCCGCCGAGGCCGCAACCTCCAGCTGGTCCGGGTCCGGCCCCATTATGAAAACCGCCGCCCCCTCGCCGATCATCTCCTCAACGGCCATTCGCACCGCGATCTCCAATACTTCCCCGGAGCGCAAGGTGGCAGTCAACGCCTGGGAGATCCGGCTCAACGCTCCCTGCAGGCGGGCATGCCGCTGCGCGGCCTCATACAGCATGGTGTTGGCCAGAGCCACCCCGATCTGATCCGCCAGCGCCCGGGCCAGCTGGATTTCCTCCTCGGTGAAATGGCGAAGCCGGGTATCACTGAGCTCGATCAGGCCGATCGCGCGACCTCGCACCCAGAGCGGAAGCATCAGACATGTCTGATAGCCGAAGCTCTGCATCCACGCCTTCTCGTGGGGATCGGCCTCCGGATCATCCATCCGGACGATCAGGAAATCCCCCTCCTGCAACAGGCGTGCGGTCGCTGGATATTCCGACAGAGGATAAGGACGGCCGATCTCCGGCAAATGGGGATCTTCCGCCAGCCGCTCCGGGGGAGTGTAATCCGCGTAAACCACCAGGGCATCGCCCGAAGGGTTCAGAAGCGAGATGGTGCAGTTGGTGACCTGGAGCACACCGGACAGATGACGGGATGTCTGCCAGAGGACCTCCTCCGTGCTGAGCGTGGAAGCCGCCAGGGCCGCTCCTACGACCAGCGCGCTCAGATCCCGGATCCGGCGCTGGGTGTCCCAATGGAGGATTGCATTCTGGAAGGTAACCGCCACGTGGAAGGCCAGGAGCTGCATGGCCTCCTGTTCTTCTGCCCGAAAATCCCTTGCCGCATCGACCAGGAGCGTGAGGTAACCCAGAAACCGCTCCCCATGCCGCAGTGGCACTCCCCATACCTGGGCCTCCGAACTCCCCCCGAACCATCCCGCATCGCCATCCTTCGCCAGCAAGCGGGGTCCCGTCGGGGGCTCATCAAAAAGGGCGCTCCCCTGCTCCCGGGATAGACGCCGTCCGGGAGGGCATCGCTCGGGATCCGTTGTGGCGCGCAGAACCAGATCCCGCCCGGAGGGCTCCCAGATCCAGATCTGGGAGCCCTCCGCATCGAAGAGCTCGCAAGCCGTCCTGACCGCCTGATCCAGGATGACCTCCGGATCCATCTCGCGGGCCAGCTGCGCCATCGCCTGACTCAGCCGGGCCATGAGCCGGCTTCGGCGGCGCTCCCGCTGGCTCATTCGAGCCGTTTCCAGGATCGCCCCGAGCTGATCGGCGATCGCCAGGATGAACGCCTGCTCGGAGGGGGCCAGTTGCTCCGGGCGTGAAGAGACCAGGCCCAATAAGCCGATCGTCCGATCCTGCGCCCGAAGCGGAGCCAGGACCAGGGCCTGCATGCCCTCAGGCCATCCCGCCCCAGGCAACCGGTGGATCTGCACTCGATCGGCCTGAAGCGCTTGGTCCAGTATCTCCGGAGGCAGCTGCGCCATCAGCGTCCGCACCGCTTCCGGATCGCGCCCCCTCACATACCATCCTTTCCCTTCGCCTTCCGGCAAAAGCAGCCACCCTCCCTCCAGGCCCAGATCCTCCAATAGCCATTCCAGGGCTTCCTCAGCCAGTCGAGAGACATCGGGGATCAAACCGGACAGGCCGATCATCGCCTGGAAAGCGGAGAGCTCGTGGGCCATCCGCCGGGATCGCTCCAGCAACTGGAAGACATAGATCGTAGAGGCGAGCAGCCCGCTTAAGGCCTCCATAAGGCGCGCCTCCACCTCCGTCCTCCCCGAGATCGGCTGACTTCGTCCGAGGATCATCAGACCCAGCGGGCGGCCCGCAAAGCGCAGCGGGATCCCATCGACAGAGGCGAAGGTGGAGGCCGGCAACAGATCCTTCAGAGGATCCGGGAGATGGTCCCACAGGACCCCGTGAAAACCCTGCGTTCCCATCAAAACCTGAAAATTCCGCTGCACCGCATGAGGAACCCATCCCCCAGGCTCGTCCGTTAAACCGACGGCAATGATTGCGGGAAGGGAAGAGTAAGCCTCAACGGGCAGGAGCAGGATCCCGGTCTCCGCGCGGGCCAGTTTCAGGATGATTCGCAGGGCCTGGCGCAGCCACTCCTCTGCATCGGTGATCTGAGCCACCTCGCGACCGGCTTCCGAAACCTGAGCGACCGCCTGGTGATATCGCTCCAGCTCCGCCCGGGTGGATTGCAAGCTCCTCGCGGTCACCAGGGCGATAGCGATCTGATTGGCGATCAGAGTCAGCATATCGCGTTCCATGGAGAAAGCTGGACGGGGCCATCGGTAACCCAAGGTCAGAAGAGCGATCGGAGTTCCCTGATGGATTAACGGGAGCATCACCAGGGTGCGAACGCCGATCGCTTCCACGATCCCCCGCGTGATGGGCGCCAGCAAGGCTGTCCGGGTATCCTCGATATACCAGGCGTAGCGATGGGCCAGGAAGGCCATATAAGTGGGCTCATCCATCTCCAGATGGCTGAATCGGGCCGCGAACCCCTCATCCAGGCCGAAGCCGACCAGCAAATCCATGCGCCGACCATGAACCTGATAAGCCGCTCCCACATCGGCTTTCCATATTTCCATCAGCAAATGAAGGGCGCTGGAGATGAGCGCCTGGGGGTCATGGAGGTGATGGCCCAGCTCGGCCAGCATCCCCAGGGTCTGGGAGAGCTCCCGTTGAAGCCGCTCCTCCGCGCTCGAGGCGATCTGGCGGATCACGCCCCAGGAGGGACCCGGGGTGGCCAGCCAGCGGGCCTGACCGCGCTCCTGGGATCCGAGGACGATCTCCCAGATCGCCGGAAGGCCCTCGTTAAAGAGCCGGCGCCACGCCTCCTCCAGCGCCCCCCGTTGAGCCGGGTCGATCCAGTCCCAGAGTGAACGCTCCAGGAAATTCCCGCGCGGGATTTGCCAGAAAGCGGAGGCGGCGGCGTTCAGCCAGAGGACCCTCCCTTCCAGGTCCAGCACATACAGCGGATCCCTGAGAGCCTCCCATTGAGCCAGATGCTCAACCGGAATCAGGGGATCGAGATGAAGCCAAAGGATATGGGGGGAACGCCCCATCGTAGCGATAAAGCGACATGGGAAAGCCCGGGGGGTCAACCAGAGAGATCCGGCGAGAGGCTCCCGTTTTCGGGCCGCCTCTTCCAGAGCAGACCAGGAGGGGGCGATTCTCAGGATGCACTCGGTCGCCCGGAGAGGTCCCCGGCGTTCCTGCCACGCTTCGAGATGGGCAGCGAGCCGCTCATCCGGAAGGAAGCGACCGCTGCGCAGGTCCAGACGAGCCCTGAAGGCGCCCGAAATCCTCTTTTGCCGGCCCATCCCCATCTCCTCATCCGAAATACAGATCGCGCCCTCCAGCAGGCCCGGGAGCCCCGGGGCCTTTCCATAGCGCTCAGGACATCCGTTGTTTGGCTTCGATCCAGGTGGGGGAATCGCTTCTCCCCCCGCCGGCCCGTTCAGCTCAGAAGCCGCTTCGCCGGCGACTCATCATCGAGGCGAAAGCCTCTCCCTGCCGGATAGCCCCGCCAAAGGCCCGCCGTGGCCAGTCAGAGCGGCCCCCAGGAACCACGGGAGCGGCAGGATGACCCCTCCCTGAGGCCTTCCGGGCCTCGGAGAAGAAAAAGTACACGCTGGAACGGGTCGCCAGAGGCGCCCCCTCCTGGGCAACTCCTGTAGTCATCGGCGACGGCGTTCGGCTGTCGATGGAGGAGCGGAGGTCGTTCCCGGCAGAGGGGGTGCCCCCGGCCGGCCATGGCAATGCTTATACTTCTTGCCGCTGCCGCATGGGCACGGGTCGTTCCGCCCGATGGAGCGGGAGGCTGTGTCCGACTGGACCTGCGCTCGGGATGCGGGGGCGCCCCGGCGTTCTCGGGCCAGGGCCTGGCCGGTGGGCGCGATCAGGAAAAGCCGCCGCACCGTTTCCGCCCGGATGTTGGTCAACAGATCCTGGAACATCTCGAAAGCCCGCCGCTTGTATTCGACCAGAGGATCCCGCTGGCCGAACGCCTCCAGCCCGATCCCCTGCCGCAGGTTCTCAATCGCCGTGAGATAATCCACCCATAGTTGACCGATCAGACTGAGCAACAGGTTACGGGCCGCGGTGGAGAAGGCCCGACGCCCAAAGAACCGGATGGCTTCCTCCTGAAGCTCCGGCGGCCAGTGCCCGAAGGGGGTTTCCGCCACCATCGTCCATCGCTCCGCCCCCAGCCAGCTCATCAGGCTGAGGCGGGTCGCCTCCTCCAGATCGACGGGCCGCTGCTCCGCCATCGAAACCCATACCGAACGGCCCAGCTCCTCCTCACGGGCTTCCAGCACCCCGTGGAGATGCTCCAGGATCCGCGGGCCGCGCTCCGATGCGGGGATCTCCTCCAGCAGCTGCCCGGCCAGATAGGAGAGCGGGAACACCACCTGCGCATACGTCACCCGTTGATGGGTCCGCGTATCAAAGGCGGTCTGCCGGGTGAACTGGGCTTCCCAGAGCGCCTGCGCCAGCGCGGCCGGATCCCGCTGGCCGTTCAGGCGATCGGCCAGGATCCCTTCCACCTCCCGAAGGTGGGCTTCCAGCCGGGCCCGGGTTTCCTGGAGAATCCCCTCACGGATGATCTCGGCCAGCTCCTCCCATGGCGTCTCCAGCAGATCCATCTCCCCCAGGGTGAGCCCGACGCCCGCTCGCCGGACCGCCGCGGTGAGGGCTTGCAGGCGCAGCGCGCGATGCCCGGCTTCCCGCACCGCCTCCATCAGGCGCTCCCGGACCTCCTCCGGCGCGGCGGCCCGCAGGCCTTCCAGTCGGATCTCCAGGCCGGTCAGCTCACGCACTCGCTCCAGGAGGTTGTGCAGATTCAACCCCTGGCGGCCTTCCGAGCCTTCCTGAAGCCAGTCCTCAAACGCCCGCTCCGCCGCATCCACCCAATCCGAGAGGGTATCCCGGCTGCGCTCCGCCACCGCCTGGACGGCCCGGGCGGCTGCTTCCGCCCAGTGAGCGGCCGCTGCCCGCGCCGCCTCATGAAGCAATCCGGCAACCTTCTGGAGGGAAGGCTCCCCGGACGCCAGGCGATCCAGAAGCAACGCCAGGCTGAAGGAAGGAAGGAACTGGCCGTCGCTCAGCACCATCGGTGGCTGAACGCTGTCCAGCCACTCGATGACCTTCCATCCCTCGCCGGGCTTCATCTGCTGAAGCCGGCGTCCGACCTCCGCCTCCACCATCGCCCAGAGATCGTCGTGGAGATCGTCCCGCAGGAGCAACCGGAGGCGCTGGCCGTAGATCAGCTCGCGCTGGCGGTTGAGGACATCATCGTATTCCAGCAGGTGCTTGCGGATGTCGAAGTTGTAGCCCTCCACTCGCCGCTGGGCCTCCTCGATGGTTTTGTTCAACCAGGGATGCTCCAGCGGCTCATCGTCATCTCCCCATACACGCTCCATCCAGCCGCGCAGGCGATCCCCGGCGAATCGCCGGAGCAGGTCGTCCTCCAGCGAGAGATAGAAACGGGAGGAGCCCGGGTCTCCCTGACGGCCGGCGCGGCCGCGCAACTGATTATCGATCCGCCGTGCCTCATGGCGCTCCGTGCCGAGCACGTGAAGGCCCCCCAGCGCCTTCACCGTGCGCTCGCCCTCGATATGCTCCAGGAAGCGCTGCACCGCCTCCCGATACAGCCCATATTGAGAGGGATCCAGCTGGCGCAGCGCCGCAGCCCGCTCCTCAAATGTCATCTCATAAGGGTTGAACCCGGCCCGACGCAGGACCCGGTTGACATCCCCCAGCACCTCCTCCGGCAGCTCGCCGCCCAGTTTGATGTCCACACCACGCCCCGCCATATTGGTGGCGATGGTCACCGCTCCGACCCGGCCAGCCTGGGCAATGATGCGCGCCTCCCGGTCGTGATGACGCGCGTTCAGCACCTCATGGGGAACCCCATGCTCCAGGACCCGTCGGAGCCGATCCGGCTGGTCCACCCGCCACAACGCCGCGAGACGCTCCAGATTGGCCGGGGACAGCGGATCTGGATCCAGCCCCAGGGCCCGGGCCCAGGACCGGAGCTTCCCCCCAGGCAGTTTCTCCGGCGGCTGGCCGAGAAGTCCCCGCTCCTCCTCGGAGAGCGGGATATCTTTCCCATCGGCTTCGCGACGCCGCAACGCATCCTTCACCAGGTCCACCAGCGCCAGCCAGCGCAGGCCCTCGGCCTGCAGACGCTTGCTCAGGTAATCCGAGGCCTCCACCGAAGTGGTCCCCACCAGCACTGGCCGGCCCATCGTGTGCATCTGGACGATCTCCCGGAGGATCGCCCGGTGCTTGGCCTCCTTTGTCCGATAGATCACATCGGGGTGATCCACGCGGATCATCGGACGGTGGGTGGGGATGACCACCACATCCAGCCCGTAGATCTTCTGGAACTCCTCCGCCTCCGTCGCCGCGGTGCCGGTCATCCCGGCCAGCTTCTCATACATGCGGAAGTAGTTCTGGATGGTGATGGTGGCATAGGTGACGTTCTCCGGGCGGATGGGCACGCCTTCCTTCGCTTCAATCGCCTGGTGCAGGCCATCGGACCAGCGGCGGTCCGGCATGAGGCGGCCGGTGAACTCGTCGATGATCACCACCTGACGCCCCTGCACGATGTAATCGCGGTTGCGATGATAGAGGAACTGGGCCTTGAGGGCCTGCTCCAGGTGGTGGATCATCTTCATCTGTTCGGGGGTCAGCTCCTCGGGGCGTTCCGGATCGAAGAGGGGTTTGCCGATGAGCTGCTCGACCCGGTCATAGCCGGAATCGGTGAGATGGACGGTCCGGTGCTTCTCATCGATCTCGTAATCGCCAGGCCGCAGCTGCCTCACGATCTGAGCCCACCGGATGTATTCCTCGGTCGCCTCCTCCGCTGGGCCGCTGATGATCAGCGGCGTCCGCGCCTCATCGATCAGGATGTTGTCCACCTCGTCCACGATGGCGTAACGGTGTGGACGCTCCAGCCGCTGGACTCGCGCCTCCAGGGTGAAGGCCATGTTATCCCGAAGGTAATCGAAGCCGAACTCATTGTTCGTCCCATAGGTGATATCCGCCAGGTAGGCCTCCTTGCGCGAGACGGGACGCAGCTGGGCGAAATCCTCCTTTCCCCCATCGTAATCGGGGTCATAAATGTAAGCATTGCCCTCCCCGGCCTGCAACAGCCCCACCCGAAGGCCCAGCATATGGTAGATCGGACCCATCCAGCGGGCATCTCGCCGGGCCAGGTAATCGTTTACCGTCACCAGATGAGCGCCCAGCCCCAGCAGGGCGTTGAGGTAGAGGGGAAGGGTGGCGACCAGGGTCTTCCCTTCGCCGGTCTTCATTTCAGCGACTTTGCCGAAGTGGAGCGCGATGCCCCCCAGCAGCTGCACGTCGTAATGCCGCAACCCCAGGGTCCGCTTTGAAGCCTCCCGCACGGCAGCGAAAGCCTGAGGGAGGAGCTCTTCCAGGATCGCCTCCTCCGCCTGGCGCAACTCGGACAGGCGCTGCTTCACTTCGTATTCCAGCTGAGTGCGTCGATCTGGATCCCGCTCCACCAGCCAGGCCAGATAGGCCCGGCGATACGCCTCCCGATGGCTGGCGATCGCCTCCGCAATCCGCGTCCGGAACCGGTCGGTCATCCCCCGCAATTCGGCATCCGTCAACGCCTCGAACTCCGGCTCCAGGCGGTTAATGGCCTCCACCAGCGGAGCCCACCGGCGCAACCAGCGATCAGAGGGATCTCCCAGGATCTTCCCCAGGATCTGTTTCAGCATCGCTCGCCTCTCCGACCATATGGAGTCTTGCGTTTATACAGGAATGGATCCCGCCCTCGGTGAAGGTTGAGGGATGAGGCGGGACAGCCCCGGCGGCCGGCCCAGCCTCGAAAGCGGCTGAGGAAGGCCAGCGGCGCCGTCCCCATCCATGCGCGCAGGATCAAGCACCATCCTAATGCCGTGAAAAGGACCCCGGGACAGGACGGCCCGCTTTCTCTGTTTAAGTTTAATCCAGAACATCCAGCCTGGCGTTCTGTTGGCCTGGCCTTTCGCTTGGCCCATGGATCCCTTCGGATCCGGGCGGGCCCGGATTCCGAAAGAGCGAATGGCCGCACGCCGCGACCTGGAGAGAAGGGGATAGGAGAACGCCTTCGGCGGCCCCAACCCCTGAATCGGTGAAAATCCCTTATGGGATCCAGCCGGAGGGCACAGGTCGCTTAACCGAACCCGCCCTTTCGCTATAATGAAGGCAAATGGTTGCAAGGGGAGAACAGGGGCTTTCCCCCTCGCTCCTCCACCGCAACGGTCTGGATCCTCGAATCAGAGGAGGACAGGATGATTTTCGATCTGGTGCTGGTGCTTGGGGCGCTGATCAGCGGGCTTATCGGAGGACGCAGAGGGCTGGTCAAACAAATCCTCAGCCTGGCCTCCGTTTATCTCGCCTTGGTGCTTGCCATTGGCCTTCAAGATCTCATGGTGACCGCCTTCACCCGCGCTGTGGGTTTAATCACCGTAGAAACTTCTATATTCTTCTTTGTTACGATCTTCTTGATCGCCTACATCGGGCTGGAGCTTTTGAATTTCACTTTTTATCGGCAGACCCGCCTGGCGGCCCTGGGCTTGATGGATTACCTGCTGGGGGGACTCGGCGGGCTCCTCTGGTGGCTGGTCCTGGTCGGAGCGGTTCTCACCCTGCTCTTCTACAGTCTCACCGTTCCATGGACGTGGCAGCTGGCCCCCCTTGCGGCGGCGATCCGCTCGGATTTCAGCGCCTCCATCACGCTTCCCACCCTGGCGATGCTCTTCAAGAACTATGCCCTCATTCCTATCCGGCTGTTGATGCACCCTCTTCCCCCCATCCTGACCGGGTGGCCCTGAGCAGGATACGCGCCCCCGCCATGAATCCGGGAGGCGGACTGGCTCTTCCTCTAATGAAGAGCCGGATGGGACGCGTGCAGCGGCCTATGATCCGCAAAGTCCATAGAGGAAAGCTCATATGCTACCCTTTTTCTTGCAGAAGATCGACCACGCGATCCAGGATGGCTTCCGCGACGGCGGCCTTGCTCATCAGAGGAAGCGGCTCCACGCGTCCCCGCGCGTCGATCAGGGTGACCCGGTTCGTCTCCACGGCAAACCCGGCCCCGGGCTCGGTGACGTCATTGGCGACGATGAGATCGAGTCCTTTGGCCTGCAGCTTTGCCCACGCGTTCTCCAGCAGATCCCCGGTCTCGGCCGCGAAGCCCACCACCACCCGGGGCTTTCCCCGTTCCACCCGGCGGGCCGCCACGCCCTCCAAGATATCCACCGTGGCCACGAGCTCCAGGGTGAACGCGGCCCCCTTCTTGATCTTCAACGGCTGCGCCCGGGCTGGACGGTAATCGGCCACCGCCGCGGCCATCAGCAGGACGTCCGCTTCCCCGCATTCCCGCCAGACCGCTTCGGCCATCTCCGCCGCAGTTCCCACATCAATACGGCGGGCACCCACCGGGGTCTCCAGGGCCACCGGGCCGGCGATCAGCACCACCTCCGCGCCGCGATCCAGGGCGGCCTGGGCCAGGGCGAAGCCCTGCCTCCCCGAGGAGCGGTTCCCGATAAATCGAACCGGATCGATCGGTTCGTAGGTGGGGCCGGCGGTCACCACCACGCGGCGGCCGGCCAGGGGCCCCTTACGGCCCAGGATCCGACGGATATGCCCGATCAGCTCGGCGGGCTCGATCATGCGGCCCCAGCCCTCCAGACCGGAGGCCATCCGCCCATAGGCGGGGCCCGCCACCTCGATCCCTCGCGCCCGAAGGCGCTCCACGTTTTCCTGGGTCGCCGGGTTCGTCCACATTCCCCCATCCATAGCCGGGGCGATGAGGATCGGAGCCCGCGTGGAGAGGCACAGCGCGCTCAACAGATCATCCGCCAGCCCGTGGGCCATCCTGGCGATGAAATCCGCCGTCGCCGGCGCAATGACCACCAGATCCGCTGCCTCCCCGAGAATCACGTGAGGGATCGCCGTCTCCGGCGTGGGCGTCCACAGATCGGTCCACACCGGTCGACCCGTGAGCGCGTGAAACGTGAGCGGGGCCACGAAGCGAGTGGCGGCAGCGGTCATCACGACATCCACCTGCGCCCCCCCTTGAGTCAGCTTGCTGGCCAGGTCCGCCGCTTTATACGCTGCGATGCCGCCCGTGACCCCGAGAATCACCCGCCGCTGTTTGAAAACCGGGATCGCTTCCACACCCCTGCGCTCCCAGGGAGAATGAGCAAGCCGGATGCGTTCCGGATCATCCATTCATAACGAAGGCGCTCCGCCCCTATTCCTCCAGCAGGATCTGATCCCCCTCCACACCGACCACCACGGCCAGGGACTCAATGGGCACGCCCAGCGCTTGCAGCCG
It includes:
- the secA gene encoding preprotein translocase subunit SecA, with product MLKQILGKILGDPSDRWLRRWAPLVEAINRLEPEFEALTDAELRGMTDRFRTRIAEAIASHREAYRRAYLAWLVERDPDRRTQLEYEVKQRLSELRQAEEAILEELLPQAFAAVREASKRTLGLRHYDVQLLGGIALHFGKVAEMKTGEGKTLVATLPLYLNALLGLGAHLVTVNDYLARRDARWMGPIYHMLGLRVGLLQAGEGNAYIYDPDYDGGKEDFAQLRPVSRKEAYLADITYGTNNEFGFDYLRDNMAFTLEARVQRLERPHRYAIVDEVDNILIDEARTPLIISGPAEEATEEYIRWAQIVRQLRPGDYEIDEKHRTVHLTDSGYDRVEQLIGKPLFDPERPEELTPEQMKMIHHLEQALKAQFLYHRNRDYIVQGRQVVIIDEFTGRLMPDRRWSDGLHQAIEAKEGVPIRPENVTYATITIQNYFRMYEKLAGMTGTAATEAEEFQKIYGLDVVVIPTHRPMIRVDHPDVIYRTKEAKHRAILREIVQMHTMGRPVLVGTTSVEASDYLSKRLQAEGLRWLALVDLVKDALRRREADGKDIPLSEEERGLLGQPPEKLPGGKLRSWARALGLDPDPLSPANLERLAALWRVDQPDRLRRVLEHGVPHEVLNARHHDREARIIAQAGRVGAVTIATNMAGRGVDIKLGGELPEEVLGDVNRVLRRAGFNPYEMTFEERAAALRQLDPSQYGLYREAVQRFLEHIEGERTVKALGGLHVLGTERHEARRIDNQLRGRAGRQGDPGSSRFYLSLEDDLLRRFAGDRLRGWMERVWGDDDEPLEHPWLNKTIEEAQRRVEGYNFDIRKHLLEYDDVLNRQRELIYGQRLRLLLRDDLHDDLWAMVEAEVGRRLQQMKPGEGWKVIEWLDSVQPPMVLSDGQFLPSFSLALLLDRLASGEPSLQKVAGLLHEAARAAAAHWAEAAARAVQAVAERSRDTLSDWVDAAERAFEDWLQEGSEGRQGLNLHNLLERVRELTGLEIRLEGLRAAAPEEVRERLMEAVREAGHRALRLQALTAAVRRAGVGLTLGEMDLLETPWEELAEIIREGILQETRARLEAHLREVEGILADRLNGQRDPAALAQALWEAQFTRQTAFDTRTHQRVTYAQVVFPLSYLAGQLLEEIPASERGPRILEHLHGVLEAREEELGRSVWVSMAEQRPVDLEEATRLSLMSWLGAERWTMVAETPFGHWPPELQEEAIRFFGRRAFSTAARNLLLSLIGQLWVDYLTAIENLRQGIGLEAFGQRDPLVEYKRRAFEMFQDLLTNIRAETVRRLFLIAPTGQALARERRGAPASRAQVQSDTASRSIGRNDPCPCGSGKKYKHCHGRPGAPPLPGTTSAPPSTAERRRR
- the coaBC gene encoding bifunctional phosphopantothenoylcysteine decarboxylase/phosphopantothenate--cysteine ligase CoaBC, translated to MEAIPVFKQRRVILGVTGGIAAYKAADLASKLTQGGAQVDVVMTAAATRFVAPLTFHALTGRPVWTDLWTPTPETAIPHVILGEAADLVVIAPATADFIARMAHGLADDLLSALCLSTRAPILIAPAMDGGMWTNPATQENVERLRARGIEVAGPAYGRMASGLEGWGRMIEPAELIGHIRRILGRKGPLAGRRVVVTAGPTYEPIDPVRFIGNRSSGRQGFALAQAALDRGAEVVLIAGPVALETPVGARRIDVGTAAEMAEAVWRECGEADVLLMAAAVADYRPARAQPLKIKKGAAFTLELVATVDILEGVAARRVERGKPRVVVGFAAETGDLLENAWAKLQAKGLDLIVANDVTEPGAGFAVETNRVTLIDARGRVEPLPLMSKAAVAEAILDRVVDLLQEKG
- a CDS encoding CvpA family protein gives rise to the protein MIFDLVLVLGALISGLIGGRRGLVKQILSLASVYLALVLAIGLQDLMVTAFTRAVGLITVETSIFFFVTIFLIAYIGLELLNFTFYRQTRLAALGLMDYLLGGLGGLLWWLVLVGAVLTLLFYSLTVPWTWQLAPLAAAIRSDFSASITLPTLAMLFKNYALIPIRLLMHPLPPILTGWP